One genomic region from Luteitalea sp. encodes:
- a CDS encoding transglycosylase SLT domain-containing protein produces the protein MRPRFLSVISGGLMAALAGPLLLQELPPPPTTLHSTVQGPLPSTLAQAWLVPDEAERTRLKNRAVANLAKAVDRFRDGKHAATLALIDQEALDSTPLAGYATYYRARAWLELGRVAEARAALRELHAQEPGALGADVLMAEGEAAMLDEDYVAAAAFFKRRAERSPVDRDVALDKWAEALGRSGETDLARAAWLRLYYELPTSARAEAAKRHAEALGPAPTGDVEAAKRRDAEIGRVERLFAARRYRAALAGCKELRSSVTGGARDLIELRAGQAEYHLGRHQRAIDALGPLRKRGSRQAEARFFHARALRGLNRHQQYVAAIRELMQSFPSSTWAEDGLNNLGTHYILRDEEEQAARTFRELYYSYPTGRHAARAAWKYGWWSYRQRDYEEAIRVFEPAASDFPRANQRAAWLYWSGRAREALGQGREAQARYELVAVDYLNSYYGQLAARRLRASGLTPGKLTLTLPTSVKPMSARPRIAVLPEESEEVKIVGPGAEAAPGDLPPALIERIRWLLAAELYSDAIDELWDLERTSGASPLVDATIAWALFRQGQNLRGVVLARRAYPHHIAVGGERLPREVLEMLFPLDYWEQVRRYANAHKIDPYLVAALISQESAFDRNARSPANAYGLMQVRPGTGRQLARRLGIRPFSTRTLRNPTANIRLGTRYFADLVEKYGADHLVLAAYNAGPRPVSRWLAERSEDELDTEEFIDDIPYPETRLYVKRVLGLRDVYRELYGQS, from the coding sequence ATGCGACCCCGTTTCCTGTCGGTGATCAGCGGCGGTTTGATGGCCGCTCTGGCGGGACCGCTGCTCCTTCAGGAGCTGCCTCCGCCACCGACCACGTTGCACTCGACAGTCCAGGGACCATTGCCCAGCACGCTGGCCCAGGCGTGGCTCGTCCCAGACGAGGCGGAACGCACGCGGTTGAAGAATCGAGCGGTCGCCAATCTTGCGAAGGCGGTCGACCGATTCCGCGACGGTAAGCATGCCGCGACGCTCGCCCTGATCGACCAGGAGGCACTGGACTCGACGCCACTTGCCGGGTACGCGACCTACTATCGCGCCCGGGCCTGGCTGGAGCTCGGTCGCGTCGCGGAAGCGCGCGCCGCGTTGCGCGAGCTGCATGCACAAGAGCCGGGTGCCCTTGGCGCGGACGTGCTGATGGCGGAAGGCGAGGCGGCCATGTTGGACGAGGATTACGTCGCCGCGGCTGCCTTCTTCAAGCGGCGGGCGGAGCGTTCCCCGGTCGATCGGGACGTCGCCCTGGACAAGTGGGCGGAGGCCCTCGGCCGGAGCGGTGAAACCGACCTCGCGCGTGCGGCATGGCTGCGCCTTTATTACGAGCTTCCGACGAGCGCGCGTGCAGAAGCGGCGAAAAGGCATGCCGAGGCGCTTGGCCCGGCGCCAACGGGCGATGTCGAGGCGGCTAAACGACGGGACGCGGAGATCGGTCGTGTGGAACGGTTGTTTGCCGCACGCCGTTACCGGGCCGCACTCGCCGGCTGCAAAGAGCTGCGCTCCAGCGTGACGGGCGGTGCGCGGGACTTGATTGAGCTGCGGGCCGGACAAGCCGAATATCATCTCGGCCGTCACCAGCGCGCGATCGATGCCCTTGGCCCGTTGAGGAAGCGCGGCAGCCGTCAGGCGGAAGCACGGTTCTTCCACGCGCGGGCGCTCCGTGGCTTGAATCGCCATCAGCAATACGTGGCGGCAATCCGAGAGCTCATGCAGTCCTTTCCCAGCAGCACCTGGGCCGAGGATGGCCTGAACAACCTCGGCACACACTACATTCTCCGGGACGAGGAGGAGCAAGCCGCCCGGACGTTTCGTGAGTTGTACTACTCGTATCCGACGGGTCGCCACGCCGCCCGCGCCGCGTGGAAGTACGGATGGTGGAGCTATCGACAGCGCGATTACGAGGAGGCGATCCGTGTCTTTGAACCTGCGGCGTCCGACTTCCCGCGCGCCAACCAGCGAGCGGCTTGGCTGTATTGGAGCGGCCGCGCGCGCGAGGCTCTGGGCCAAGGACGTGAGGCGCAGGCGCGCTACGAGCTGGTCGCCGTCGATTACTTGAACTCCTACTATGGCCAATTGGCCGCGCGGCGTTTGCGCGCGAGCGGTCTCACGCCCGGAAAGCTCACCTTGACATTGCCGACGAGCGTCAAGCCAATGTCGGCGCGACCTCGGATCGCCGTCCTACCAGAGGAAAGCGAAGAGGTGAAGATTGTGGGGCCCGGGGCCGAGGCTGCCCCTGGCGACCTGCCCCCGGCCTTGATAGAGCGGATTCGCTGGTTGCTCGCTGCGGAGCTGTACAGCGATGCAATCGACGAATTGTGGGATCTCGAGCGGACCTCGGGCGCCTCACCTCTGGTCGACGCCACGATCGCGTGGGCGCTGTTCCGGCAGGGACAGAACCTGCGTGGGGTCGTGCTGGCGAGACGCGCGTACCCACATCACATTGCGGTCGGTGGGGAGCGTCTGCCGCGCGAGGTGCTGGAGATGTTATTCCCCCTCGACTACTGGGAGCAGGTGCGGCGATACGCAAACGCGCACAAGATTGATCCCTACCTGGTGGCGGCCCTGATTAGCCAAGAGTCGGCGTTCGACCGGAATGCGCGTTCCCCAGCCAATGCCTATGGCTTGATGCAGGTCCGTCCGGGCACCGGGAGGCAGTTGGCGCGTCGGCTCGGCATTCGCCCGTTCTCTACGCGCACCTTGAGGAACCCTACGGCGAACATCCGTCTCGGGACGCGGTACTTCGCGGACTTGGTGGAGAAGTACGGTGCCGATCACCTGGTGCTGGCCGCGTACAACGCAGGACCGCGCCCGGTCTCGCGTTGGCTCGCAGAACGGTCCGAAGACGAGCTCGATACGGAAGAGTTCATCGACGACATTCCGTATCCGGAGACGCGGCTCTACGTCAAACGAGTTCTCGGTCTCCGCGATGTGTATCGGGAGTTGTATGGGCAGAGTTAG
- a CDS encoding aminotransferase class I/II-fold pyridoxal phosphate-dependent enzyme yields MTKVRTSDKARRFTESVIREMTRLAMRHDAVNLAQGFPDFPAPEPVKTAACRAIDADINQYAITWGARRLRDAVAAHWGQRYGLSVDPETQVTVCCGSTEAMIATLLGVVDPGDEVIVFEPFYENYGPDAILSGAVPRYVQLHEPDWHVDLEELASVFGDRTRAIILNTPNNPTGKVFTVEELTEIARLCHRWDVVAITDEIYEHIVYDEARHVPLATIEGMAERTVSIGSLSKTFSVTGWRVGWAVSPPQLAAGIRKVHDFLTVGAPAPLQEAGAAGLGLPDAYYAELAGEYQRRRDLLVDVLARCGFGVFAPKGAYYVMTDISGFRFPDDTSFARYLTSEIGVATVPGSSFYRDPALGAQRLRFCFCKTDDTLLEAARRLERLRA; encoded by the coding sequence ATGACCAAGGTACGCACGTCCGACAAAGCCCGGCGCTTCACTGAATCGGTCATTCGCGAGATGACCCGGCTCGCGATGCGCCACGACGCGGTCAACCTCGCCCAGGGCTTCCCGGACTTCCCCGCGCCCGAGCCGGTCAAGACGGCGGCGTGCCGTGCGATTGACGCGGACATCAATCAATACGCCATCACCTGGGGTGCGCGGCGCTTGCGCGATGCCGTCGCCGCCCATTGGGGACAGCGCTACGGCCTGTCCGTCGATCCGGAGACACAGGTCACCGTCTGCTGTGGATCAACGGAGGCCATGATCGCCACGCTCCTGGGCGTCGTCGATCCAGGCGACGAGGTGATCGTATTCGAGCCGTTCTACGAGAACTACGGTCCAGACGCCATTCTCTCCGGTGCGGTTCCGCGCTACGTACAGCTACACGAGCCGGACTGGCATGTCGACCTCGAGGAGCTCGCGTCCGTCTTTGGCGATCGCACGCGAGCGATCATCCTCAATACGCCGAACAATCCAACTGGAAAGGTCTTCACGGTCGAGGAGCTCACCGAAATCGCACGTCTGTGTCACCGCTGGGATGTGGTGGCCATCACCGACGAAATCTACGAGCACATCGTCTATGACGAGGCGCGTCACGTGCCGCTTGCCACGATTGAAGGGATGGCGGAGCGCACGGTCTCGATCGGCAGTCTCTCGAAGACGTTCAGCGTGACTGGCTGGCGCGTCGGTTGGGCGGTCTCCCCGCCGCAGCTGGCGGCTGGCATCAGGAAGGTGCACGACTTCCTCACCGTGGGCGCGCCGGCGCCACTTCAAGAGGCCGGAGCCGCAGGGCTCGGCCTTCCGGATGCGTACTACGCCGAGCTCGCGGGAGAGTATCAGCGCCGGCGGGACCTCTTGGTGGATGTCTTGGCGAGATGTGGCTTTGGCGTCTTCGCGCCCAAAGGGGCTTACTACGTGATGACCGACATCAGTGGCTTTCGATTTCCAGACGATACGAGCTTCGCGCGCTACCTGACGTCCGAGATCGGCGTCGCAACGGTCCCCGGTAGTAGCTTCTATCGCGACCCAGCCCTGGGCGCTCAACGGCTGCGGTTCTGCTTCTGCAAGACGGACGACACTCTCCTGGAGGCTGCACGCCGGCTCGAGCGCTTGCGTGCCTAA
- a CDS encoding ATP-binding cassette domain-containing protein has protein sequence MSSPSARLWPYIQRHRRDVLRGLGCAIGATAVSLVSPWILKYAVDDLAQGVTAGKLRLYAALLLAVALVGGIFRFLMRRIVIGVSRVIEYDLRNDFFAHFERWAMADFQRHRTGDLMSRATNDLSAVRMMVGPAVMYAASTVFLFVVALALMFSLSVKLTLIALIPLPFVSLAVKYFGDAIHRRFEQIQEQLADISAIVQEALAGVRVVRAYRQEPHELRRFREANDEYVARNRRLVQLQGLLYPSLTFFLGIASLLVLWVGSREVIAGRLSIGEFVAFMTYLTMLSWPMMAFGWVTNLLQRGTASWKRMLDLLDVTPTITDQVGEPLESNVILRGAIAFDRLTFAYDTEPVLADISFRVDPGQTVAVVGPTGSGKSTLLQLVARLHDPPPGTVFVDEIDVRRLPLLTLRRAIGFVPQEPFLFSDTLAANIAFSASGPPSLGSAELRRDGPTDRIRWAASVARLDADVAQFPRGYDSMVGERGITLSGGQKQRTALARALMVDPRILILDDALSAVDTYTEEEILQRLRDVRRQRTALVVSHRVSTVRDADLILVLDRGRIIERGTHTDLVAHGGAYAELYRKQLLEEELAAS, from the coding sequence ATGTCCTCACCGTCTGCCCGCCTGTGGCCGTACATCCAACGTCACCGGCGCGACGTGCTGCGCGGGCTTGGTTGCGCAATCGGCGCGACGGCCGTTTCCCTGGTCAGCCCGTGGATCTTGAAGTACGCGGTGGACGACCTGGCGCAGGGGGTCACCGCCGGCAAGTTGCGCCTCTACGCCGCGCTGCTCCTCGCCGTGGCGCTGGTTGGAGGCATCTTCCGCTTCCTGATGCGACGCATCGTCATCGGTGTGTCACGCGTCATCGAGTACGACCTGCGCAACGACTTCTTCGCGCACTTCGAACGCTGGGCGATGGCCGACTTCCAGCGCCATCGGACCGGCGACCTGATGTCGCGCGCGACCAACGATCTCAGCGCCGTGCGCATGATGGTGGGGCCTGCCGTCATGTACGCTGCGTCGACGGTCTTTCTGTTCGTCGTCGCACTGGCGCTGATGTTTTCCTTGAGCGTCAAGCTGACGCTCATCGCGCTCATCCCGCTGCCATTCGTGAGCCTGGCGGTCAAGTACTTCGGTGATGCCATCCATCGGCGGTTCGAGCAAATCCAGGAGCAGCTCGCCGATATCAGCGCGATCGTCCAGGAGGCGCTGGCAGGGGTGCGCGTCGTCCGTGCCTACCGCCAAGAGCCTCACGAGCTCAGGCGGTTCCGAGAGGCAAACGACGAGTACGTCGCACGTAACCGCCGGCTCGTGCAGCTTCAAGGGTTGCTCTACCCGAGCCTGACGTTCTTTCTTGGCATCGCCAGCCTGCTCGTCCTGTGGGTGGGAAGCCGGGAAGTCATTGCTGGACGACTCTCGATTGGGGAGTTCGTGGCATTCATGACGTATCTGACGATGCTGAGCTGGCCGATGATGGCCTTCGGTTGGGTGACGAACCTGCTGCAGCGCGGCACGGCGTCCTGGAAGCGCATGCTGGACCTACTCGACGTAACGCCCACGATCACGGACCAGGTGGGAGAGCCGCTCGAATCCAACGTCATCCTGCGCGGCGCAATCGCGTTCGACCGGCTCACGTTCGCCTACGACACGGAGCCAGTCCTCGCAGACATCTCCTTCCGTGTGGATCCCGGTCAGACCGTCGCGGTGGTCGGGCCGACCGGGAGCGGCAAGTCGACGCTCCTGCAGCTCGTTGCCCGGCTGCACGATCCTCCGCCCGGCACGGTGTTCGTAGACGAGATCGATGTGCGCCGGCTGCCGCTCTTGACACTCCGCAGAGCCATCGGCTTCGTGCCGCAGGAGCCGTTTCTCTTTTCGGACACGCTGGCGGCAAATATTGCCTTCAGTGCAAGCGGTCCGCCTTCGCTCGGCTCCGCCGAGCTTCGGCGAGACGGGCCCACTGATCGCATTCGCTGGGCCGCGAGCGTCGCACGGTTGGACGCGGATGTCGCGCAGTTCCCGCGCGGCTACGACAGCATGGTCGGCGAACGGGGAATCACTTTGTCGGGCGGACAGAAGCAGCGCACGGCCCTTGCGCGCGCGCTCATGGTCGATCCGCGCATCTTGATCCTGGACGATGCGCTGTCGGCAGTGGACACGTACACGGAAGAAGAAATCCTGCAGCGGTTGCGCGATGTGAGGCGACAGCGAACGGCGCTCGTTGTATCGCACCGCGTGTCGACGGTGCGTGATGCCGACCTGATCCTCGTGCTGGACCGTGGCCGCATCATCGAGCGCGGCACTCATACTGATCTCGTCGCGCACGGCGGCGCCTATGCGGAGCTGTATCGGAAGCAGCTTCTCGAGGAGGAGCTGGCAGCCTCTTGA
- a CDS encoding ATP-binding cassette domain-containing protein translates to MQEEEALGKAYDARLMKRLLRYLWPYRRSAALALVAIIASAVLQLAQPYLTKLAIDHYIATSDVSGVNRIALIFLAVLIGGFALEYLETWTLQMMGQRIMYDLRLEIYEHLQRLGLRFYDRNPVGRLMTRVTTDVDVLNDLFTAGVIAVFGDVFTLLGIMVVMVALDWRLALLAFCVLPLIAWVTEWFRRHARESYRAVRVLVARINAFLQEHLTGMTTVQLFGQEERIFNRFDDINRRHRDAHIRSVFYYAVFYPVIEIIGALAAALIVWQGGSWVMEGTVTLGTLVAFLQYTRRFFQPISDLSEKFNLLQSAMASSERIFALLDEPEEESRRNVLRPAGEAAVAKPLHEPSSGGDPHHRGGPQIELDHVWFAYDGEEYVLRDVSFAVAAGERVGIVGATGAGKSTLINLLMRFYDVRRGRIVMDGTDIREMVREHLRSRFGLVLQDVHLFSGTIASNIRLGHDDIADDAIHRAARAVHADRFIERLPYGYDTPVAERGATLSVGQKQLLSFARALAFDPQVLLLDEATSSIDTETELLIREALAVLMKGRTTIAIAHRLSTIQDMDKILVLHKGELREAGTHQELLARRGIYYKLYQLQYKEQEVTAGVAESGD, encoded by the coding sequence ATGCAGGAAGAAGAGGCCCTCGGCAAAGCGTACGACGCGCGGCTGATGAAGCGGCTGCTGCGCTATCTGTGGCCATATCGTCGCTCAGCGGCGTTGGCGCTGGTAGCCATCATTGCATCGGCCGTTTTGCAGCTCGCCCAACCGTACCTGACCAAGCTCGCCATCGATCACTATATCGCCACCAGCGACGTCTCCGGGGTGAACCGCATCGCGCTGATCTTTCTCGCAGTGCTCATAGGGGGCTTCGCGCTGGAGTACCTCGAGACCTGGACCCTGCAGATGATGGGGCAGCGGATCATGTACGATTTGCGCCTCGAAATCTACGAGCATCTCCAGCGCCTCGGCCTGAGGTTCTACGATCGCAATCCGGTCGGCAGACTGATGACGCGGGTCACGACCGACGTCGACGTCCTGAATGATCTGTTCACCGCGGGCGTCATTGCGGTCTTTGGCGACGTCTTCACCTTGCTGGGCATCATGGTCGTGATGGTTGCCCTGGACTGGCGCCTGGCGCTCCTTGCCTTTTGCGTGCTGCCGTTGATTGCGTGGGTTACGGAATGGTTCCGTCGTCATGCGCGCGAATCGTACCGTGCCGTGCGGGTGCTGGTAGCGCGCATCAACGCGTTCCTCCAGGAGCACCTGACGGGCATGACGACGGTGCAGCTCTTCGGCCAAGAGGAGCGAATCTTCAACCGCTTCGACGACATCAACCGGCGCCACCGCGACGCGCACATCCGGTCCGTCTTCTACTATGCGGTCTTCTATCCGGTGATCGAGATCATTGGCGCGCTGGCCGCTGCGCTCATCGTGTGGCAGGGCGGCAGCTGGGTCATGGAGGGAACCGTGACACTCGGCACGCTCGTCGCCTTTCTCCAGTACACGCGCCGGTTCTTTCAGCCGATCAGCGATCTGTCGGAGAAGTTCAACCTGCTCCAGTCGGCGATGGCCTCGTCCGAGCGGATCTTCGCGCTGCTCGACGAGCCAGAAGAAGAAAGCCGTCGAAACGTGCTGCGGCCGGCGGGAGAAGCAGCGGTGGCCAAGCCGCTCCACGAACCTTCATCAGGAGGGGATCCGCATCACCGCGGTGGGCCGCAGATCGAGCTCGACCACGTCTGGTTCGCCTACGACGGAGAAGAGTACGTCTTGCGGGACGTCTCGTTCGCCGTTGCAGCCGGCGAGCGCGTCGGCATTGTCGGCGCGACCGGCGCGGGGAAGTCGACGCTGATCAACCTGCTCATGCGGTTCTACGATGTCCGGCGAGGTCGCATCGTGATGGACGGAACGGACATCCGCGAGATGGTGCGGGAGCATCTGCGGTCGCGCTTTGGTCTCGTGCTCCAGGATGTGCACCTCTTCTCGGGCACGATTGCCAGCAACATTCGCTTGGGGCACGACGATATCGCGGATGACGCGATCCACCGCGCGGCACGCGCGGTGCACGCCGATCGGTTCATCGAGCGTCTCCCATACGGCTACGACACGCCGGTCGCTGAACGTGGCGCCACATTGTCGGTCGGGCAGAAGCAGCTTCTCTCGTTTGCTCGTGCCTTGGCCTTCGACCCGCAAGTCTTGCTCTTGGACGAGGCCACCTCGAGCATCGATACCGAGACGGAGCTGCTGATCCGCGAAGCGCTGGCGGTGCTGATGAAAGGCCGAACGACGATCGCCATTGCGCATCGCCTATCGACCATTCAGGACATGGACAAGATTCTCGTGCTTCACAAGGGAGAGCTGCGGGAAGCGGGCACGCACCAAGAGTTGCTGGCTCGCCGCGGCATTTACTACAAGTTGTATCAGTTGCAGTACAAAGAACAGGAAGTGACAGCGGGCGTCGCGGAGAGCGGCGACTAG
- the thiL gene encoding thiamine-phosphate kinase: MATPDCDLPANATVAEVGEQAIIDWIRRVAPPAPPEIVTGIGDDAAVLDRVQNHLAVVTTDSLVEEVHFRRPWSTPSDVGAKALLVNLSDLAAMGATPHAALLSLGLPATLSVAALVALVAAFIDVARANRMGLVGGNISLSPGPLFVDVTAIGAAKRRKLLYRHGARVGDSLYVTGSLGGAAAGLLWLQRTSALERTDSWLAGVESPFAPAEGRAGLQAEPLTHLEPAVAPALQRYFRPDVRSRIGQSVGRARAARACVDLSDGLADALRQMASASGIGVEIDAEAIPVDASAREVASRLGADPLTLALSGGEDYELLFAVSQRSTRRFLATVAGAGRVPVTRIGRVLPPVVLDLVRNGRTEQLPGGFRHFADASSELLPTAHRGRGWGRPGLLPAL, translated from the coding sequence ATGGCAACACCTGATTGTGATCTCCCGGCCAACGCAACCGTCGCTGAGGTTGGCGAGCAAGCAATCATCGACTGGATCCGGCGCGTGGCCCCACCCGCGCCACCGGAGATCGTCACCGGGATTGGCGACGATGCGGCCGTGCTCGATCGTGTGCAAAATCATCTCGCGGTGGTGACGACCGACTCGCTGGTCGAGGAGGTGCACTTCCGCCGTCCCTGGAGCACACCATCCGATGTCGGCGCCAAAGCGCTGCTCGTCAACCTCAGTGATCTGGCGGCCATGGGCGCCACACCGCACGCGGCTCTCCTTTCACTTGGTCTGCCGGCTACGCTGTCGGTCGCTGCGCTCGTCGCCCTCGTCGCCGCCTTCATCGATGTGGCGCGCGCGAACCGCATGGGGCTCGTGGGTGGCAACATCAGTCTCAGCCCAGGGCCCCTCTTCGTCGACGTCACCGCCATTGGAGCGGCGAAGCGCCGCAAGCTGCTCTATCGCCATGGCGCGCGAGTTGGGGATTCGCTGTACGTCACTGGCTCACTGGGTGGGGCCGCGGCCGGCTTACTCTGGTTGCAACGGACCAGCGCGCTCGAGCGTACGGATTCTTGGCTGGCCGGGGTAGAATCACCTTTTGCGCCGGCGGAAGGGCGAGCTGGCTTACAAGCTGAGCCATTGACGCACCTGGAGCCGGCGGTCGCTCCGGCGCTACAACGCTACTTCAGGCCGGATGTTCGGAGTCGCATTGGGCAATCCGTTGGCCGGGCGCGCGCAGCAAGGGCGTGCGTAGATCTCAGTGACGGCCTCGCTGATGCCCTCCGTCAGATGGCTTCGGCCAGTGGGATCGGCGTCGAAATCGACGCCGAGGCGATTCCGGTCGATGCCTCCGCGCGCGAGGTGGCCTCGCGACTGGGCGCGGATCCTCTTACGTTGGCGCTCTCTGGCGGCGAGGATTACGAGCTGCTGTTCGCCGTTTCCCAGCGCTCGACACGCCGCTTTCTCGCAACCGTCGCTGGCGCCGGACGCGTCCCGGTGACGCGGATCGGCCGCGTGCTGCCGCCAGTTGTGCTCGATCTCGTGCGAAACGGGCGGACCGAGCAGCTGCCGGGCGGCTTTCGGCATTTTGCTGATGCTTCTAGCGAGCTCCTTCCAACGGCGCATCGTGGTCGCGGCTGGGGCCGTCCTGGGCTTCTGCCTGCTCTATGA
- the zapA gene encoding cell division protein ZapA, producing the protein MLFGAAFRRCSSSSKRYSCSEKGEEENGDSPRFRTGRRSHDIENEDCPRFLPPLFTMSEPSEFTSRIVSVEIQGLRYPVKSDLSDDYVARLAAYVDGKMQAAANQVPIGESTKLAVVAALNIADEFFRSREEDHSNANELLQRAAHLERLIDDALKE; encoded by the coding sequence ATGTTATTCGGAGCCGCGTTTCGGAGATGCTCGAGCAGCTCGAAACGCTACAGCTGTAGTGAAAAAGGGGAGGAAGAAAACGGGGACAGCCCTCGTTTTCGCACGGGTCGGCGAAGTCATGACATCGAAAACGAGGACTGTCCCCGTTTTCTTCCTCCCCTTTTCACCATGAGTGAGCCTAGCGAATTCACGTCACGAATCGTGTCTGTCGAAATTCAGGGACTTCGCTATCCCGTGAAAAGCGACTTGTCGGACGACTACGTCGCCCGCCTGGCGGCGTACGTCGACGGCAAGATGCAGGCCGCGGCCAACCAAGTACCGATCGGCGAATCGACCAAGCTTGCCGTTGTGGCAGCGCTCAATATCGCCGACGAGTTCTTCCGCAGCCGCGAGGAAGACCACAGTAACGCGAACGAGCTCCTCCAGCGTGCGGCGCACCTCGAGCGTCTCATCGACGATGCGCTGAAAGAGTGA
- the pheT gene encoding phenylalanine--tRNA ligase subunit beta, which produces MRILVSWLRDLVDVPVTIERLAADLHLRGFEVASVEPWPPQQARADDAVIDFEITANRPDCLSVAGIAREVSVLYDVPLRLPKLSAPREGAPALPITIEAPPLCPRYVGALVDVHVGASPDWLVDRLAAAGIRAINNIVDVTNYVLVELGHPLHAFAFEKLTGGELRIRPARNGEEVTTLDGQPRTLDERMLVIADRDRAQAVAGVIGGRDSEVSLGTQVIALESAYFQPLSIRRTSKRLGLSTEASYRFERGADPNAPLDALIRACDLLQQLGAGRLRPGIADVWPSTPEPRVVPLRLARVAVVTGLEVGAGAVEARDVERILRGLGFGVEPTGNAVWQVTVPTWRPDVTREIDVIEEVARSVGYDRLPSTFPTLHRPPAPPDARLERQRVARDLALAAGFAECVTFSFVERAAALAFADAGELVPLANPLSEHFAIMRPSLLPGLVDAVSHNRRRERRDVRLFEIGARFSASVGETRGLGLVWTGAASPAHWSGSGREADLFDLMGVTSALGARFGFDLLCEPADVPYLVSGHAARIVMQRRGAASNGRGAPSQATSIGVIGQLTSSIAEARDLPAAEPVFVAELDLDQLGAGVDANPVVRVEPLPRHPSVVRDLSMLLPADLPAASVRGTIRSVAPATLAALQEFDRYHGRGIPEGFVSLSLRLTFRAPDRTLIDVEVQEAMESIVAALRDRHGARLR; this is translated from the coding sequence GTGAGAATTCTCGTCTCATGGCTTCGCGATCTGGTCGACGTGCCGGTGACCATCGAGCGTCTCGCCGCCGATCTGCACCTGCGTGGCTTCGAGGTCGCGTCGGTCGAGCCGTGGCCGCCGCAGCAGGCCCGAGCGGATGATGCCGTCATCGACTTCGAGATTACGGCCAACCGTCCAGACTGTCTGAGCGTCGCTGGCATCGCGCGTGAGGTGTCGGTGCTCTACGACGTTCCGCTTCGGTTGCCCAAGCTCTCTGCCCCCCGGGAGGGCGCACCAGCGCTGCCGATCACCATCGAGGCCCCGCCACTCTGCCCGCGGTACGTGGGCGCGCTCGTCGACGTGCACGTCGGGGCCTCACCCGACTGGTTGGTCGATCGGCTCGCCGCTGCCGGCATTCGCGCGATCAACAACATCGTCGACGTCACCAACTACGTGCTGGTGGAGCTGGGACATCCGCTCCACGCCTTCGCCTTCGAGAAGCTGACTGGCGGCGAGCTCCGTATTCGACCGGCACGTAACGGCGAAGAAGTGACAACGCTGGACGGCCAGCCCCGGACGCTCGACGAGCGGATGCTCGTGATAGCGGACCGTGATCGCGCACAGGCCGTGGCCGGCGTCATAGGGGGACGGGACTCCGAAGTGTCGCTTGGCACGCAGGTGATCGCGCTCGAGAGCGCCTACTTCCAGCCGCTGAGCATTCGCCGCACCAGCAAGCGCCTTGGACTATCGACAGAAGCGTCGTATCGGTTCGAGCGTGGGGCAGACCCGAATGCCCCGCTCGATGCGTTGATCCGCGCATGTGATCTCCTGCAACAGCTTGGCGCCGGCCGTCTGCGGCCTGGCATTGCCGACGTCTGGCCGTCGACGCCCGAGCCACGTGTCGTGCCGCTCCGGCTCGCGCGTGTTGCTGTCGTCACGGGGCTCGAGGTGGGAGCGGGTGCGGTGGAAGCGCGTGACGTCGAGCGGATCCTCCGCGGCCTTGGCTTTGGCGTGGAACCTACCGGCAACGCTGTCTGGCAGGTCACCGTGCCGACGTGGCGGCCCGACGTGACGCGCGAGATCGATGTGATAGAGGAGGTCGCGCGCTCCGTTGGGTACGATCGTCTACCCTCTACGTTCCCCACGCTGCACCGACCGCCTGCGCCGCCAGATGCGCGACTGGAGCGTCAGCGTGTGGCGCGCGACCTGGCGCTCGCGGCTGGCTTCGCCGAGTGCGTGACGTTCTCGTTCGTCGAGCGCGCGGCGGCACTGGCGTTTGCGGACGCTGGTGAGCTGGTGCCGCTCGCGAACCCGCTGTCCGAGCACTTCGCCATCATGCGGCCGTCGCTGCTGCCCGGCTTGGTGGATGCCGTCTCACACAACCGGCGGCGGGAACGGCGTGACGTGCGCCTCTTCGAGATTGGCGCCCGGTTCAGCGCGAGCGTGGGCGAAACGCGCGGCCTCGGCTTGGTCTGGACAGGCGCGGCGTCACCGGCACACTGGAGCGGCTCCGGTCGCGAGGCGGATCTGTTCGATCTCATGGGCGTTACGTCCGCGCTCGGCGCAAGGTTCGGGTTCGATCTCCTATGCGAGCCGGCGGACGTCCCCTACCTGGTCTCCGGTCATGCTGCTCGCATCGTCATGCAGCGCCGCGGCGCCGCTTCTAACGGCCGTGGCGCGCCGAGCCAGGCGACATCGATCGGCGTCATCGGCCAGCTCACGTCTTCGATTGCAGAGGCGCGTGACCTTCCGGCCGCCGAGCCAGTCTTCGTGGCCGAGCTCGACCTGGACCAACTGGGCGCGGGCGTCGACGCCAATCCGGTCGTCCGCGTGGAGCCGTTGCCGCGGCACCCGTCCGTCGTGCGCGATTTGTCGATGCTTCTTCCAGCGGACTTGCCCGCGGCGTCTGTTCGTGGCACCATTCGTTCCGTCGCGCCGGCAACGCTTGCCGCTCTGCAGGAGTTCGACCGGTACCACGGCCGTGGCATCCCCGAGGGCTTCGTCAGCTTGTCGCTCAGGCTCACGTTTCGCGCGCCGGACCGTACGCTGATCGACGTCGAAGTGCAGGAAGCCATGGAATCGATCGTGGCGGCGCTTCGCGACCGGCACGGCGCACGACTGCGATAG